The Deinococcus hopiensis KR-140 sequence GTGGGCAGTGCGGAGGACCGCGTGGTCCCCTTCGCCCGCAACGGTGAGGCGCTGTTCGCCCGCACCACCTCGCCCCAGAGCCGTATCGTCCGCCTGACCGGCCCCCACCTCGGTGGCACACACTTCGGCCCGGCCCTGGTCGACGAGATGCTGGCTTTCCTGGCAGGGCTGGAACCTGCCAGGAAAGCCGTGCCCGAAACGCCCGCTGCCCCAGTCACACCCGGTCCGTCGCCGGCCGCGCCTGGGCCTGCCACGCCTGGGCCGCCCGGTGAAGAGGGCAGGTGAAGCGGAGCCCGCGCTTAAGCTGAAGCGTGACGAACGCGATATTGATTACCGGGGGCAGCCGGGGGATCGGGGCAGCCACCGCCCGCCTCGCCGCGCAGCGGGGCTACCGGGTGGCCGTGAACTACCGGCAAGGCGCGCGCGCTGCTGAAGCGCTGGTGCGCGAGATCGAGAAACTGGGCGGCCAGGCGCTCGCCGTGCAGGCCGATGTGGGGCAAGGGACGGACGTGGAGCGGATGTTCGACGGGGTTGCGTCCGCCCTCGGTCCCCTCACGGCGCTGGTGAACAATGCGGGCACGCTGGAAATGCAGTCCCGCGTGGACGGGCTGGATGCGGCGCGGCTTGGGCGTATCCTGACCACCAACGTCGTCGGCAGCTTCCTGTGCGCGGGGGCGGCGGTGCGCCAAATGTCCACGCGGTACGGCGGAAGGGGCGGCGTGATCGTCAACGTCTCCTCCCGCGCCGCCGTGCTGGGCTCTGCGGGCGAGTACGTGGACTACGCGGCGTCGAAAGCCGCGGTGGATACCCTCACTGTGGGCCTGGCCCGCGAGGTGGCGGCCGAGGGCATCCGCGTCTGCGGGGTACGCCCTGGACTCATTGAGACGGAGATCCACGCGCTGGGTGGAGAACCCGGCAGGGTGGCCCGCCTCGCGTCCGGGGTGCCGCTGGGCCGGGGCGGTCAGGCAGAGGAGGTGGCCCG is a genomic window containing:
- a CDS encoding SDR family oxidoreductase; protein product: MTNAILITGGSRGIGAATARLAAQRGYRVAVNYRQGARAAEALVREIEKLGGQALAVQADVGQGTDVERMFDGVASALGPLTALVNNAGTLEMQSRVDGLDAARLGRILTTNVVGSFLCAGAAVRQMSTRYGGRGGVIVNVSSRAAVLGSAGEYVDYAASKAAVDTLTVGLAREVAAEGIRVCGVRPGLIETEIHALGGEPGRVARLASGVPLGRGGQAEEVARAILWLISDEASYVTGTLLDVSGGR